In one window of Geotrypetes seraphini chromosome 3, aGeoSer1.1, whole genome shotgun sequence DNA:
- the KLHL31 gene encoding kelch-like protein 31: MAPKKKTVKKNKADINEMTIIVEDGPLSKLNGLNSLLDGGNGFSCISTEVCDSSYGSNLMEGLSRMRQDGFLCDLTIATKTKSFSVHRVIMASCSDYFHNILKKDPSTERVDLNDISPLGLATVITYAYTGKLTLSLYTIGSIISSAIYLQIHTLVKMCCDFLMQEISVENCMYIANIAETYSLKNTKESAQKFIRDNFIEFSETEQFLKLTFDQINELLVEDNLQLPSEILALQIAIKWLDFDQKRVKYAADLLCNIRFGTISAQDLVNYVQTIPRMMQDPDCHKLLVDAMNYHLLPYHQNTMQSRRTRIRGGSRVLITVGGRPALTEKSLSREILYRSPENGWKRLAEMPAKSFNQCVCVMDGFLYVAGGEDQNDARNQAKHAVSNFSRYDPRFNTWIHLANMNQKRTHFSLNAFNGLLYAVGGRNSDGCLCSIECYVPSTNQWQTKAPQEVARCCHASAVIDGRILVTGGYINNAYSRSVCMYDPSTDSWHDRSGLSTPRGWHCAVSYGDRVYVMGGSQLGGRGERIDVLTVECYNPQTGQWSYVAPLPTGVSTSGASILSGKIYLVGGWNEIEKKYKKCIQCYNPDINEWTEDDELPEATVGVSCCSITMPNCKTQESRASSVSSVPVSI, translated from the exons ATGGCACCTAAAAAGAAGACAGTCAAAAAGAACAAAGCGGATATTAATGAAATGACCATAATTGTGGAGGATGGCCCTCTTAGTAAACTCAATGGTTTGAATAGCCTCTTGGATGGTGGTAATGGCTTCAGCTGCATCTCTACTGAAGTCTGTGACTCTTCTTATGGCTCCAATCTCATGGAAGGGCTCAGCAGAATGAGACAAGATGGCTTCCTCTGTGATCTGACCATAGCTACCAAAACCAAGTCCTTTTCTGTTCATAGAGTAATTATGGCTTCTTGCAGTGACTACTTTCATAACATACTTAAAAAAGATCCATCTACTGAAAGAGTTGACCTCAATGATATATCTCCTTTAGGCCTAGCAACAGTTATCACATATGCTTACACGGGAAAGCTtactctctcactgtatacaatCGGCAGCATCATTTCCTCAGCAATTTATCTTCAGATTCACACTCTTGTAAAGATGTGCTGTGATTTTTTAATGCAAGAAATTAGTGTTGAAAACTGCATGTACATTGCCAACATTGCAGAAACATATAGTCTGAAGAACACCAAAGAATCAGCACAAAAATTTATTAGAGACAATTTCATTGAATTTTCTGAAACGGAGCAGTTCTTAAAACTTACCTTTGATCAGATCAATGAGCTCCTCGTAGAAGATAATTTGCAGCTGCCTTCTGAAATTCTTGCACTACAGATTGCAATTAAATGGCTAGATTTTGATCAAAAAAGAGTGAAGTATGCAGCTGATCTGCTATGCAACATTCGTTTTGGTACCATCTCAGCTCAAGACCTGGTCAATTATGTTCAAACTATACCAAGAATGATGCAAGATCCTGATTGCCACAAACTTCTAGTAGATGCCATGAATTACCACCTACTTCCGTATCATCAGAACACAATGCAGTCTAGAAGAACAAGAATTCGTGGGGGTTCTAGAGTCCTCATTACTGTTGGAGGGCGCCCAGCTCTAACAGAGAAGTCTCTAAGCAGAGAAATCCTCTACCGAAGTCCAGAAAATGGATGGAAAAGGCTTGCTGAAATGCCTGCCAAAAGTTTTAATCAGTGTGTATGTGTAATGGATGGGTTCCTCTATGTGGCTGGTGGTGAAGACCAGAATGATGCCAGAAATCAAGCCAAGCATGCAGTCAGCAACTTCAGCAG ATATGATCCACGTTTCAACACCTGGATTCACCTGGCAAACATGAATCAGAAGCGTACACATTTTAGTCTGAATGCATTTAACGGCCTCCTTTATGCAGTGGGTGGCCGCAACTCTGATGGCTGTCTTTGCTCAATTGAATGCTATGTACCTTCAACTAATCAGTGGCAAACGAAAGCACCACAAGAGGTGGCAAGGTGCTGCCATGCCAGCGCAGTCATAGATGGTAGGATCTTGGTGACAGGGGGTTATATAAATAATGCTTATTCTCGCTCTGTATGTATGTATGACCCCTCTACTGACAGTTGGCATGACAGATCTGGCCTTAGTACCCCAAGAGGATGGCACTGTGCAGTTTCCTATGGTGACAGGGTCTATGTAATGGGTGGGAGCCAGCTTGGTGGCCGAGGTGAAAGGATTGATGTTCTCACTGTTGAGTGTTACAATCCTCAAACTGGGCAATGGAGCTATGTTGCTCCTCTTCCAACTGGAGTAAGTACTTCGGGAGCTTCGATACTTAGTGGTAAGATCTACTTGGTGGGTGGATGGAATGAAATAGAAAAGAAATATAAGAAGTGCATTCAGTGTTACAATCCAGATATTAATGAATGGACTGAAGATGATGAATTGCCTGAAGCCACAGTGGGAGTATCTTGTTGTTCCATTACCATGCCTAATTGTAAAACACAAGAATCCAGGGCCAGTTCAGTGTCTTCTGTGCCTGTTAGTATCTAA